A DNA window from Pseudomonas sp. B21-056 contains the following coding sequences:
- a CDS encoding PA1571 family protein has protein sequence MSLQHSSDDKIQVIRTQPDQSLGCSFIDAQGREVPITEDMIQKACSELEKRLVKPAEQK, from the coding sequence ATGTCCTTGCAACACAGCAGCGACGACAAGATTCAAGTGATCCGCACGCAACCGGACCAGTCCCTGGGCTGCTCGTTCATCGACGCCCAAGGGCGCGAAGTACCGATCACCGAAGACATGATCCAGAAAGCCTGCAGCGAACTGGAAAAACGACTGGTCAAACCTGCCGAACAAAAGTGA
- a CDS encoding Fic family protein, translating to MRQSFAINRTLTTLHKATFRGNYLKPALTAGLIEMTDPESPSSPTQRYRLTLPGKQALAQLG from the coding sequence TTGAGGCAGTCATTCGCGATCAACAGGACGCTTACTACGCTGCATAAGGCTACCTTTCGGGGTAACTACCTCAAGCCGGCATTGACGGCGGGCTTGATCGAAATGACCGACCCAGAGTCGCCCAGCAGTCCGACGCAACGGTATCGTCTTACTCTGCCAGGCAAGCAGGCCTTGGCACAGCTTGGCTGA
- a CDS encoding ABC transporter transmembrane domain-containing protein: MLSSRHRRAIGLASGFIAPYRKQVAGALLALIVTAGITLSMGQGIRLLVDQGFMTRSPQLLNQSIGLFMVLVIGLAIGTFSRFYLVSWIGERVVADIRRQVFNHLVYLHPGFYENNRSSEIQSRLTADTTLLQSVIGSSLSLFLRNALMVIGGIVLLFITNPKLTSIVVIALPLVLAPILVFGRRVRSLSRQSQDRIADVGSYVSETLGQIKTVQAYNHQVQDERRFAVTVEQAFDTARKRIAQRAWLITLVIVLVLGAVGVMLWVGEMDVIAGRISGGELAAFVFYSLIVGSAFGTLSEVIGELQRAAGAAERIAELLRSQNIIQPPTSDLVTLPARVRGDLRLEGVRFSYPSRPESYAVDGLDLTVNAGETLALVGPSGAGKSTVYDLLLRFYDPAQGRIFIDDVPLTRLDPLDLRRHFALVSQNPALFFGTVEENIRYGNPDATAEQVREAARIAHAHDFIEKMPEGYQTHLGDGGLGLSGGQRQRLAIARALLVDAPILLLDEATSALDAQSEHLIQQALPNLMKNRTTLVIAHRLATVKNADRIAVMDQGRVVAVGTHQELVASNALYARLAALQFSQHAEVIQ; encoded by the coding sequence ATGCTTTCTTCCCGACATCGCCGCGCCATTGGCCTGGCCAGCGGTTTTATCGCTCCCTACCGCAAGCAGGTCGCCGGCGCGTTGCTGGCCCTCATCGTCACGGCGGGCATCACCTTGTCCATGGGCCAGGGCATCCGGCTGCTGGTGGACCAGGGGTTCATGACCCGTTCTCCTCAGTTGCTGAACCAGTCCATCGGCTTGTTCATGGTGCTGGTGATAGGCCTGGCGATCGGGACCTTCTCCCGGTTTTACCTGGTGTCGTGGATTGGCGAGCGAGTGGTGGCCGACATCCGGCGGCAGGTTTTCAACCATCTGGTGTACTTGCATCCGGGGTTCTATGAAAACAACCGCAGCTCGGAGATCCAGTCACGGCTGACCGCCGATACGACCTTGCTGCAATCGGTGATCGGTTCGTCCTTGTCGCTGTTCCTGCGTAATGCCCTGATGGTGATCGGCGGTATCGTCCTGTTGTTCATTACCAACCCCAAGCTCACCAGCATCGTGGTGATTGCCCTGCCGCTGGTGTTGGCGCCGATCCTGGTGTTCGGGCGTCGGGTGCGCAGCCTGTCCCGCCAGAGCCAGGACCGCATCGCCGATGTCGGCAGTTACGTTTCTGAAACCCTGGGCCAGATCAAGACCGTGCAGGCCTACAATCACCAGGTCCAGGATGAGCGACGTTTTGCCGTTACGGTGGAGCAGGCGTTCGACACCGCCCGCAAACGCATCGCCCAGCGGGCCTGGCTGATCACCCTGGTGATCGTGCTGGTGCTGGGGGCGGTGGGCGTGATGCTCTGGGTGGGCGAGATGGACGTGATCGCCGGGCGGATTTCCGGCGGCGAGCTGGCGGCGTTCGTGTTCTACAGCCTGATCGTCGGCAGCGCCTTCGGCACCCTGAGCGAGGTGATCGGCGAACTGCAACGGGCCGCCGGCGCGGCCGAGCGTATCGCCGAATTGTTGCGTTCGCAGAACATCATCCAGCCTCCGACTTCGGACCTTGTGACATTGCCGGCGCGGGTCCGGGGCGATCTGCGCCTCGAGGGCGTGCGGTTCTCCTATCCGTCCCGACCGGAAAGCTATGCGGTCGACGGCCTGGACCTGACGGTCAATGCCGGCGAGACCCTCGCCTTGGTCGGACCGTCCGGTGCGGGTAAATCGACGGTGTATGACCTGCTATTGCGCTTCTACGACCCGGCCCAAGGCCGGATTTTCATCGATGACGTGCCGTTGACCCGACTCGATCCCCTGGACCTGCGCCGTCATTTCGCCCTGGTTTCGCAGAATCCGGCGCTGTTTTTCGGCACCGTGGAAGAAAACATCCGCTACGGCAATCCCGACGCCACTGCCGAGCAAGTACGCGAGGCGGCTCGAATCGCCCATGCCCACGACTTCATCGAAAAAATGCCCGAGGGCTACCAGACCCACCTGGGCGACGGTGGCCTGGGGTTATCCGGCGGCCAGCGCCAACGCCTGGCCATCGCCCGGGCACTGTTGGTGGACGCGCCGATCCTGCTGCTGGACGAAGCCACCAGCGCCCTCGACGCGCAAAGCGAACACCTGATCCAGCAAGCCCTGCCCAACCTGATGAAAAACCGCACCACCCTGGTCATCGCCCACCGCCTGGCCACGGTCAAGAACGCCGACCGGATCGCGGTGATGGATCAGGGCAGGGTGGTGGCGGTAGGCACGCATCAGGAGCTGGTTGCCAGTAATGCGCTGTATGCGCGGTTGGCGGCGTTGCAGTTCAGCCAACACGCGGAGGTCATTCAATGA